One window of Microcoleus vaginatus PCC 9802 genomic DNA carries:
- a CDS encoding ABC transporter permease: MKEVAQKARRLGRRRQASTPGRWAKLNLLATLVRRDLEAQYKGSILGNLWPLLNQLSQLVIYTYVFSIVLKVKLSLAGFPENSDITFGVWLFAGLLPWSAFTSGLIKSGVSVVGQPNLVKKVVFPLGLLPLVPIFTAFIESSLGLAALIVIVVVSSQKLNATLCLLPLVWVPQLLITAGLGYLTAGLTVFLRDIPQTLGVILNFWFYLTPIVYPASIIPQEWRAWIFWLNPMAAIAEVYRDLILLGEVKHWGEWGVATLISAAIFCGGLAVYRRLRPAFADVL; this comes from the coding sequence GTGAAAGAAGTTGCCCAAAAGGCCCGAAGGCTGGGCCGGCGGCGGCAGGCAAGTACGCCCGGGCGGTGGGCCAAGCTGAATCTGCTGGCAACATTGGTGCGCCGGGACTTGGAAGCTCAATACAAAGGCTCGATTCTGGGCAATTTGTGGCCGCTGCTGAATCAGCTATCGCAATTGGTGATTTACACATACGTATTTTCGATCGTCCTCAAGGTAAAGCTCAGCCTTGCAGGCTTCCCGGAAAACAGCGACATTACATTTGGAGTCTGGCTGTTTGCAGGTTTGTTGCCTTGGAGTGCCTTCACCAGCGGTTTGATCAAGTCGGGAGTATCGGTGGTGGGGCAGCCGAATTTAGTGAAAAAAGTGGTATTTCCTCTCGGTTTGCTGCCGCTAGTGCCGATTTTTACAGCTTTTATTGAAAGTTCTCTGGGTTTAGCAGCTTTGATTGTGATAGTAGTAGTGTCGTCGCAAAAGCTCAACGCTACTTTATGCTTGCTGCCGCTGGTGTGGGTGCCTCAGTTGCTGATAACTGCTGGTTTGGGATATTTGACAGCGGGCTTGACTGTATTTTTGCGAGACATTCCTCAGACATTAGGTGTTATTCTAAATTTTTGGTTTTATTTGACGCCGATCGTCTACCCAGCATCAATAATCCCCCAAGAGTGGCGGGCGTGGATATTTTGGCTAAATCCAATGGCCGCCATCGCGGAGGTTTATCGAGACCTCATACTGCTTGGAGAAGTTAAGCATTGGGGCGAATGGGGTGTCGCCACGCTAATTTCTGCTGCTATATTTTGTGGAGGTTTGGCGGTTTACCGGCGTTTGCGTCCCGCTTTTGCTGACGTACTGTAA